In a genomic window of Rhinopithecus roxellana isolate Shanxi Qingling chromosome 2, ASM756505v1, whole genome shotgun sequence:
- the LOC104663434 gene encoding glycerol kinase 3-like produces the protein MSCTENSVARQPASQPSEAGSPDMRGLALWTRHPPLPLAPPSPRKPAAIAGRHEAGLMAASKRAVWGPLVGAVDQGTSSTRFLVFNSKTAELLSHHQVEIKQEFPREGWVEQDPKEILHSVYECIEKTCEKLGQLNIDISNIKAIGVSNQRETTVVWDKITGEPLYNAVVWLDLRTQSTVESLSKRIPGNNNFVKSKTGLPLSTYFSAVKLHWLLDNVRKVQKAVEDKRALFGTIDSWLIWSLTGGVSGGVHCTDVTNASRTMLFNIHSLEWDKQLCDFFGIPMEILPNVRSSSEIYGLMKAGALEGVPISGCLGDQSAALVGQMCFQIGQAKNTYGTGCFLLCNTGHKCVFSDHGLLTTVAYKLGRDKPVYYALEGSVAIAGAVVRWLRDNLGIIKTSEEIEKLAKEVGTSYGCYFVPAFSGLYAPYWEPSARGIICGLTQFTNKCHIAFAALEAVCFQTREILDAMNRDCGIPLSHLQVDGGMTSNNILMQLQADILCIPVVKPSMPETTALGAAMVAGAAEGVNVWSLEPEDLSAVTMERFEPQINAEESEIRYSTWKKAVMKSMGWVTNQSPESGDPSIFCSLPLGFFIVSSMVMLIGARYISGIL, from the coding sequence atgagCTGCACAGAGAACTCAGTAGCCCGCCAGCCAGCCAGTCAGCCAAGTGAGGCTGGTTCACCAGACATGCGCGGCCTCGCTCTTTGGACTCGTCACCCGCCCCTCCCCCTCGCGCCGCCGTCACCCAGGAAACCGGCCGCAATCGCCGGCCGACATGAAGCTGGTCTCATGGCAGCCTCCAAGAGGGCAGTTTGGGGGCCATTGGTGGGGGCTGTGGACCAGGGCACCAGTTCGACGCGCTTTTTGGTTTTCAATTCAAAAACAGCTGAACTACTTAGTCATCATCAAGTGGAAATAAAACAAGAGTTCCCAAGAGAAGGATGGGTGGAACAGGACCCTAAGGAAATTCTACATTCTGTCTATGAGTGTATAGAGAAAACATGTGAGAAACTTGGACAGCTCAATATTGATATTTCCAACATAAAAGCTATCGGTGTCAGCAACCAGAGGGAAACCACTGTAGTTTGGGACAAGATAACTGGAGAGCCTCTCTACAATGCTGTGGTGTGGCTTGATCTAAGAACCCAGTCTACCGTCGAGAGTCTTAGTAAAAGAATTCCAGGAAATAATAACTTTGTCAAGTCCAAGACAGGCCTTCCACTTAGCACTTACTTCAGTGCAGTGAAACTTCATTGGCTCCTTGACAATGTGAGAAAAGTTCAAAAGGCCGTCGAAGACAAACGAGCTCTTTTTGGGACTATTGATTCATGGCTTATTTGGAGCTTGACGGGAGGCGTCAGTGGAGGTGTCCACTGTACAGATGTAACAAATGCAAGTAGGACTATGCTTTTCAACATTCATTCTTTGGAATGGGATAAACAACTCTGCGATTTTTTTGGAATTCCAATGGAAATTCTTCCAAATGTCCGGAGTTCTTCTGAGATCTATGGCCTAATGAAAGCTGGGGCCTTGGAAGGTGTGCCAATATCTGGGTGTTTAGGGGACCAGTCTGCTGCATTGGTGGGACAAATGTGCTTCCAGATTGGACAAGCCAAAAATACGTATGGAACAGGATGTTTCTTACTATGTAATACAGGCCATAAGTGTGTATTTTCTGATCATGGCCTTCTCACCACAGTGGCTTACAAACTTGGCAGAGACAAACCAGTATATTATGCTTTGGAAGGTTCTGTAGCTATAGCTGGTGCTGTTGTTCGCTGGCTAAGAGACAATCTTGGAATTATAAAGACCTCAGAAGAAATTGAAAAACTTGCTAAAGAAGTAGGTACTTCTTATGGCTGCTACTTCGTCCCAGCATTTTCGGGGTTATATGCACCTTATTGGGAGCCCAGCGCAAGAGGGATAATCTGTGGACTCACTCAGTTCACCAATAAATGCCatattgcttttgctgcattaGAAGCTGTTTGTTTCCAAACTCGAGAGATTTTGGATGCCATGAATCGAGACTGTGGAATTCCACTCAGTCATTTGCAGGTAGATGGAGGAATGACCAGCAACAACATTCTTATGCAGCTACAAGCAGACATTCTGTGTATTCCAGTAGTGAAGCCCTCGATGCCCGAAACCACCGCACTGGGTGCTgccatggtggcaggggctgCAGAAGGAGTCAACGTATGGAGTCTTGAACCCGAGGATTTGTCCGCCGTCACGATGGAGCGGTTTGAACCTCAGATTAATGCTGAGGAAAGTGAAATTCGTTATTCTACATGGAAGAAAGCTGTGATGAAGTCAATGGGTTGGGTTACAAATCAATCTCCAGAAAGTGGTGACCCTAGTATCTTCTGTAGTCTGCCCTTGGGCTTCTTTATAGTGAGTAGCATGGTAATGTTAATTGGAGCAAGGTACATCTCAGGTATTCTGTAA